A genomic region of Planktothrix serta PCC 8927 contains the following coding sequences:
- a CDS encoding AMP-dependent synthetase/ligase: MINLTDWRSVYSSLQCFPEIWPILSQNIGQIIALHDPHGKPEVRLSYSQVWQQIQQFATGLQTLGIEATTDGLPPRIALFSDDSPRWMIADQGILSAGAADVVRGGTADPAELAYILKDSGSTGLVLENFALLKKLRPEIEDLPIQFVILLSDETPNSHDLPTIPVLNFSQLMEKGKNTPFKPVQYSRETLATLLYTSGTTGKPKGVMLTHGNLLHQINAIPDVINPDPGEVFLSILPTWHTFGRTGQYFCLSQGCTVVYTSIRYFKPDLKQFKPHYMISVPRIWESIYEGAQKQFREQPPKRQKIVNFFLSVSERYILARRVVQGLTLNLEPASSSEKFLAQLQTWLLAPLHRLGDRLVYQKVREATGGQLKFAISGGGSLAMHLENFYESVGINLLVGYGLTETAPVLSARRERHNLRGSSGRPIPETELCIVDPETRQILPCGEKGLILARGPQVMTGYFENPQATAKAINEDGWFDTGDLGWLSPQNDLVLTGRAKDTIVLTNGENIEPQAIEDACLRSPYIDQIMLVGQDQKSLGALIVPNLEALKQWATRQNLNLKLPEEALNSTQGITLDSPNIQNLFREELNREVKNRPSYRIDDRIGPFQLLREPFSIENGMLTQTLKVKRPVVMERYRDMINKMYETVTR; the protein is encoded by the coding sequence ATGATCAATCTGACTGACTGGCGTTCTGTGTATTCTTCTCTACAATGTTTTCCTGAAATTTGGCCGATTTTGAGCCAAAATATCGGTCAAATTATTGCGCTACATGACCCTCATGGGAAGCCAGAAGTGCGTCTGAGCTATTCGCAAGTGTGGCAGCAAATTCAACAATTTGCCACCGGGTTACAAACCTTGGGAATAGAAGCCACAACGGATGGGCTACCGCCACGCATTGCCCTATTCTCCGATGATAGCCCTCGTTGGATGATTGCGGATCAAGGAATACTCAGTGCTGGAGCGGCGGATGTTGTGCGCGGGGGAACAGCCGATCCCGCCGAATTAGCTTATATTCTTAAAGATAGCGGTAGTACAGGCTTAGTGCTAGAAAACTTTGCTCTGTTGAAAAAATTGCGTCCTGAAATTGAAGATTTACCGATTCAATTTGTGATTTTGCTATCGGATGAAACCCCCAATTCTCATGATTTACCGACGATTCCAGTTTTAAACTTTAGTCAACTGATGGAAAAAGGGAAAAATACCCCTTTTAAACCTGTTCAATACAGTCGAGAAACCTTAGCCACACTCCTCTATACTTCAGGAACAACCGGAAAACCCAAGGGAGTGATGTTAACTCATGGGAATTTACTGCATCAAATTAATGCTATTCCTGATGTAATTAACCCCGACCCCGGAGAAGTATTTCTGAGTATTCTTCCCACTTGGCATACTTTTGGACGCACCGGACAATATTTTTGTTTATCCCAAGGTTGCACCGTTGTTTATACGAGTATTCGCTATTTTAAACCAGACTTAAAACAATTTAAACCCCATTATATGATCAGTGTGCCTCGAATTTGGGAATCGATTTATGAGGGTGCACAAAAACAATTTCGAGAACAACCTCCTAAGCGACAAAAAATAGTTAACTTTTTCCTTTCCGTCAGTGAAAGATATATTTTAGCCCGTCGGGTTGTGCAAGGATTAACTTTAAATTTAGAACCTGCTTCAAGCTCTGAAAAATTCCTCGCTCAGTTACAAACTTGGCTATTAGCGCCTTTGCATCGTTTAGGCGATCGCTTAGTGTATCAAAAAGTTCGAGAAGCCACCGGGGGACAACTGAAATTTGCCATTAGTGGCGGAGGTTCCCTCGCTATGCACCTGGAAAATTTCTATGAAAGTGTGGGGATTAATTTATTAGTGGGATATGGGTTAACTGAAACCGCCCCGGTGTTAAGTGCTCGTCGAGAACGGCATAATTTACGCGGGTCATCGGGTAGACCCATCCCCGAAACTGAACTGTGTATTGTTGACCCCGAAACCCGTCAAATCTTGCCCTGTGGGGAAAAAGGGTTAATCTTAGCACGGGGGCCACAGGTGATGACGGGCTATTTTGAAAATCCCCAAGCCACAGCTAAAGCGATTAATGAGGATGGATGGTTTGATACCGGAGATTTAGGTTGGTTATCCCCGCAAAATGACTTGGTATTAACAGGTCGGGCAAAAGATACAATTGTTTTAACAAATGGTGAAAATATTGAACCCCAAGCCATTGAAGATGCTTGTTTACGCAGTCCCTATATTGATCAAATTATGTTAGTGGGTCAGGATCAAAAAAGCTTAGGGGCGTTAATTGTTCCCAATTTAGAGGCCTTAAAACAGTGGGCAACTCGGCAAAATCTCAACTTGAAACTACCTGAAGAAGCCCTTAACTCAACTCAGGGAATCACCTTAGACAGTCCCAACATCCAAAACCTGTTCCGAGAGGAACTTAACCGGGAAGTCAAAAACCGTCCCAGTTATCGGATTGATGATCGAATCGGCCCGTTTCAGCTACTTCGAGAACCTTTCTCGATTGAAAATGGGATGTTAACCCAAACTTTGAAGGTCAAGCGCCCGGTTGTAATGGAACGCTACCGCGATATGATTAACAAAATGTATGAAACCGTCACCCGTTAG
- a CDS encoding dihydrolipoamide acetyltransferase family protein has protein sequence MAIHEVFMPALSSTMTEGKIVSWQKSPGDKVEKGETVLIVESDKADMDVESFYEGYLATIIVPAGEAAPVGNTIALIAETQGEIEQAKQKASSASASVSAPAPATQTVAASPVVATAVMEATTVTPRNGRIVASPRARKLAKELNLDLATLTGSGPYGRIVATDVETASGRPAAPQTQPQIPAPAVSQPVAKAPAPVAVAVPLGQIAPMNTLQSAVVRNMTASLSIPVFRVGYTITTDALDQLYKQLKSKGVTMTALLAKAVALTLQKHPIVNASYVENGTQYHAGINIAIAVAMPDGGLITPVLKNADQIDIYSLSRTWQDLVERSRAKQLQPDEYNSGTFTLSNLGMFGVDLFDAILPSGQGGILAVGASRPQLVVSPDGSMAVKRQMQVNITCDHRIIYGADAAAFLQSLAKLIETNVQSLTM, from the coding sequence ATGGCAATTCATGAAGTTTTTATGCCCGCCCTGAGTTCCACGATGACCGAGGGTAAAATTGTTTCTTGGCAAAAGTCCCCCGGCGATAAAGTTGAAAAAGGGGAAACCGTTCTGATCGTTGAGTCAGATAAAGCCGATATGGATGTAGAATCCTTCTATGAAGGCTATTTGGCAACGATTATTGTTCCGGCTGGAGAAGCCGCCCCGGTGGGCAATACCATTGCGTTAATCGCAGAAACCCAAGGGGAAATTGAACAGGCGAAACAGAAAGCCTCCTCTGCGAGTGCTTCAGTTTCCGCCCCAGCACCCGCCACTCAAACTGTTGCAGCCAGTCCCGTTGTGGCGACGGCTGTTATGGAAGCGACTACCGTAACGCCTCGGAATGGCCGGATTGTGGCCTCTCCCCGTGCCCGCAAATTAGCGAAAGAACTGAATTTAGATTTAGCGACATTAACCGGAAGTGGGCCTTATGGTCGCATCGTCGCTACTGACGTGGAAACAGCCTCTGGACGTCCGGCTGCACCCCAGACTCAACCTCAGATCCCAGCCCCCGCCGTGAGTCAGCCTGTGGCTAAGGCTCCGGCTCCGGTGGCTGTGGCTGTTCCTCTGGGTCAAATCGCACCGATGAACACCCTGCAAAGCGCCGTTGTCAGAAATATGACGGCGAGTTTGTCTATTCCGGTGTTCCGGGTGGGATATACGATTACAACGGATGCTTTGGATCAGCTTTATAAACAACTGAAATCCAAAGGTGTAACCATGACGGCACTGTTAGCAAAAGCAGTGGCATTAACGTTACAAAAACATCCGATTGTGAATGCCAGTTATGTCGAAAATGGGACTCAATATCATGCGGGTATTAATATTGCGATCGCCGTAGCAATGCCCGATGGCGGTTTAATTACTCCGGTGTTAAAAAATGCCGATCAAATTGATATTTATTCCCTGTCTCGAACTTGGCAAGATTTAGTCGAACGGTCTAGGGCTAAACAGTTACAACCGGATGAGTACAACAGTGGAACATTTACCCTATCCAATTTGGGAATGTTTGGGGTAGATCTGTTTGATGCGATTTTACCTTCCGGTCAAGGTGGAATTTTAGCGGTAGGTGCATCCCGTCCTCAATTAGTGGTTTCTCCCGATGGTTCAATGGCGGTTAAACGCCAAATGCAAGTGAATATTACTTGCGATCATCGAATTATTTATGGCGCCGATGCAGCCGCATTTCTGCAAAGTTTGGCAAAATTAATTGAAACCAATGTGCAATCGTTAACGATGTAA
- a CDS encoding zinc-dependent alcohol dehydrogenase family protein, whose product MKAVIMTAVGEPDVLQFQEVPDPKIQSATEILVRLKAAGINPIDTKLRSRGTFYPDQMPAILGCDGAGIVEAIGSEVEKFQVGDAVYFCNGGLGGDYGNYAELTVIDEKFATLKPQSLSFIEAAASPLVLITAWEALYDRGRLQPGQKVLIHGGAGGVGHVAIQLAKLQGAEVATTVSSAENGAFVQELGADFVINYKATDFVEKVLEWTQGEGVDLAFDTVGKEVFYQTVLAVKNYGDLVSILEPDPKLGTLKEARLRNLRMSLELMLTPMLQARINDQVDQAKILQQCARLMDEGKLKILVNQTFPLAAASVAHKVLEAGVTRGKLVLTME is encoded by the coding sequence ATGAAAGCAGTTATTATGACAGCAGTTGGGGAACCCGATGTTTTGCAATTTCAAGAAGTCCCTGATCCTAAAATTCAATCCGCCACTGAAATTTTAGTCCGCTTAAAAGCGGCGGGAATTAATCCTATTGATACAAAATTACGCAGTAGAGGTACGTTTTATCCTGATCAAATGCCCGCTATTTTAGGGTGTGATGGGGCGGGAATTGTGGAAGCCATCGGCTCAGAAGTGGAAAAATTTCAAGTCGGAGATGCCGTCTATTTCTGTAATGGGGGACTCGGTGGAGACTATGGAAATTATGCAGAATTAACCGTTATTGATGAAAAATTCGCTACTTTGAAACCCCAAAGTTTGAGTTTTATTGAAGCGGCGGCATCCCCCTTAGTTTTAATTACGGCTTGGGAAGCGTTGTATGACCGGGGAAGATTACAACCGGGACAAAAAGTGTTAATTCATGGGGGTGCAGGTGGCGTGGGTCATGTTGCCATTCAGTTAGCAAAATTACAAGGAGCAGAAGTTGCCACAACGGTTAGTTCTGCTGAAAATGGGGCGTTTGTGCAGGAATTAGGGGCAGATTTTGTAATTAATTACAAAGCAACGGATTTTGTGGAGAAGGTTTTAGAATGGACGCAGGGAGAAGGGGTTGATTTAGCGTTTGATACTGTTGGCAAAGAGGTATTTTATCAAACGGTTTTAGCGGTTAAAAATTATGGGGATTTAGTGAGTATTTTAGAACCTGATCCCAAGTTAGGAACGTTAAAAGAAGCTCGGTTACGAAATTTACGCATGAGTTTAGAATTAATGTTAACACCGATGTTACAAGCCCGGATTAATGATCAAGTAGATCAGGCTAAAATTCTGCAACAATGCGCTCGGTTAATGGATGAAGGAAAATTAAAAATATTAGTTAATCAAACCTTTCCCTTAGCAGCAGCTTCTGTTGCTCACAAAGTATTAGAAGCCGGAGTCACCAGAGGTAAATTAGTATTAACAATGGAATAA
- a CDS encoding alpha/beta fold hydrolase → MLEFTARYDFIDCPTPEEHRMAYWEWGDPNNREVLICVHGLTLNGRSFERLATVLSSHYRVICPDLVGRGNSDWLTEPKYYVWPTYFADLVYFLQQLNLHQVDWLGTSLGGVMGMFMAAEFPQQIKKLVLNDVGAFLSQKSLEKIANYLLFSPKEFSNLELAENNLRSIYAGFGDLTDEQWKQLLNISIVPDSDAGYRWHYDPQLAAPFAEQNGITSKDIELWDTWSKVTCPTLLIHGENSELLLPETIEKMQLDHSNLEVVHLPNIGHAPALMAEDQILRVQNWLLNF, encoded by the coding sequence ATGTTAGAATTTACTGCCCGATATGATTTTATTGATTGTCCGACTCCCGAAGAACATCGCATGGCTTACTGGGAATGGGGAGATCCAAATAATCGAGAGGTTTTAATTTGTGTTCATGGTTTAACCTTAAATGGGAGAAGTTTTGAGAGGTTAGCAACGGTTTTATCCTCCCATTATCGAGTCATTTGTCCTGATTTAGTCGGTCGAGGAAATAGTGATTGGTTAACTGAACCTAAATATTATGTTTGGCCGACGTATTTCGCTGATTTGGTGTATTTTTTACAACAGTTAAATTTGCATCAGGTTGATTGGTTGGGAACATCCCTAGGCGGAGTTATGGGAATGTTTATGGCGGCAGAATTTCCCCAACAGATAAAAAAATTAGTCTTAAATGATGTGGGAGCGTTCCTATCTCAAAAATCCCTGGAAAAAATTGCCAACTATTTATTATTTTCTCCTAAAGAATTTTCTAATTTAGAACTTGCAGAAAATAACCTGCGGTCAATTTATGCTGGTTTTGGAGATCTCACCGATGAACAATGGAAACAGTTATTAAATATCTCAATTGTTCCTGATTCTGATGCTGGATATCGTTGGCATTATGATCCGCAACTGGCGGCTCCCTTTGCTGAACAAAATGGCATAACTTCAAAAGATATTGAGTTATGGGATACTTGGTCTAAAGTTACCTGTCCGACCCTATTAATTCATGGAGAAAATTCGGAATTATTACTTCCAGAAACAATTGAAAAAATGCAGCTAGATCATTCTAATTTAGAGGTTGTTCATCTTCCTAATATTGGTCATGCACCCGCTTTGATGGCTGAAGATCAAATTTTAAGGGTTCAAAATTGGTTACTCAATTTCTAA
- a CDS encoding dihydrolipoyl dehydrogenase family protein — protein sequence MAVDYDLVVIGGGSGGLVIASAAAQLKAKVALIERDRLGGDCLWFGCVPSKSLIHASRVAYEVKNAAKFGIYTDNYNINFAQAASHVQQVISTIQPHDSPERFESLGVEVIFGDGQFLDNKTFIINGRKLTARAFVIATGSRPAIPNIPGLNQAGFLTNEQVFSIQDCPQSLAIMGGGPIGCELGQAFSRLGSKVTILSSRNQILPKEDPEAAKVVQDQLLSEDIVILNNTKAERIEIENSQKKIIAGNHTFLVDEILVSVGRVPNVESLNLEAAGVTISQSGIKVNDKLQTINPRIYACGDVIGGYQFTHVAGYESVVVLTNALFFPISKVNYRVIPWATFTDPELARVGLTEQQAKEQYGEDVYVLKQPFSGVDRAQAEAKTLGFAKIITKGNGEILGAHLVGASAGELIHEIVLAMSHRLKVSALTGIHIYPTLSEVNSKAALLLKKQQYAANTWQQTLLERFFNWRRSL from the coding sequence ATGGCTGTTGATTATGATTTAGTTGTGATTGGTGGCGGTTCTGGGGGGTTAGTTATTGCGAGTGCTGCGGCGCAATTAAAAGCCAAAGTTGCTTTAATAGAACGCGATCGCTTAGGGGGAGATTGTTTATGGTTTGGCTGTGTTCCCAGTAAGTCTTTAATTCATGCCTCACGGGTGGCTTATGAAGTTAAAAATGCAGCTAAATTTGGCATTTATACCGACAATTATAACATTAATTTTGCCCAAGCAGCAAGTCATGTTCAACAAGTTATTTCTACTATTCAACCTCATGATTCTCCTGAACGGTTTGAATCTTTAGGGGTTGAGGTAATTTTTGGAGACGGTCAGTTTTTAGACAACAAAACCTTTATTATTAACGGACGTAAATTAACCGCTAGAGCTTTTGTAATTGCAACGGGTTCGCGTCCAGCTATTCCCAATATTCCAGGGTTAAATCAAGCGGGTTTTCTCACCAATGAACAGGTGTTTTCTATACAAGATTGTCCTCAATCTTTAGCCATTATGGGAGGAGGGCCAATTGGCTGTGAACTCGGACAAGCCTTTTCGCGCTTAGGGTCAAAGGTGACAATTTTATCCAGTCGAAATCAGATTTTACCCAAAGAAGATCCTGAAGCGGCAAAAGTGGTTCAAGATCAATTGTTATCGGAAGATATTGTGATTTTAAATAATACCAAAGCGGAACGCATAGAAATCGAAAATAGTCAAAAGAAAATTATAGCTGGGAATCATACCTTTTTAGTCGATGAAATATTAGTCTCTGTGGGACGAGTTCCTAATGTTGAATCCTTGAATTTAGAAGCGGCGGGTGTTACAATTAGTCAATCGGGTATTAAAGTTAATGATAAACTCCAAACCATTAATCCCCGTATTTACGCTTGCGGAGATGTGATTGGTGGGTATCAATTTACTCATGTTGCGGGTTATGAATCCGTTGTTGTGCTAACCAATGCCCTCTTTTTTCCGATTAGTAAAGTTAACTATCGGGTGATACCTTGGGCGACATTTACCGACCCGGAATTAGCGAGAGTGGGGTTAACAGAACAGCAAGCAAAGGAACAGTATGGAGAGGATGTTTATGTTTTGAAACAACCTTTTTCCGGTGTTGATCGCGCCCAAGCTGAAGCAAAAACCCTAGGATTTGCTAAAATTATTACTAAAGGCAATGGCGAGATTTTAGGGGCTCATCTCGTGGGTGCATCGGCTGGAGAGTTAATTCATGAAATTGTTTTAGCGATGTCTCATCGTCTCAAGGTTTCTGCTTTGACGGGGATTCATATTTATCCGACTTTATCTGAAGTTAATAGTAAAGCAGCTTTATTATTAAAAAAACAACAATATGCAGCGAATACTTGGCAACAAACCCTTTTAGAACGGTTTTTCAATTGGAGGCGATCGCTTTAA
- the mrdA gene encoding penicillin-binding protein 2 produces MESNYSWGTGVRQTEIPLRSAQKRDIRPLHRAVLLMFLATLAMGLHSFRLVQLQFVEGEKNRERAEDNRIRLIPVPSNRGYILDRQNKPLAANHLTRALYIWPKEQTPEQWTKIAAMLSPVLNMTPEQILAPIEKVGYQSATSVRISQFLTPQAFVWLGEKSAELPGLEVRTESSRYYPQGSIASQVLGYIGEATSEELKKHPQWPMGMVVGQLGIEAMANQQLSGVWGSRLIEVNSMNQELRELGERASEGGKNVKLTLDLDLQRTAETALGDRRGAAVALNPKTGEILAMASSPRFDPNIFTKPISQKQWQELQGEDDPFLNRALQGYPPGSTFKIVSSAAAMGSGKFTPDSVLGTYASITVGGITFNEHSGGYGVIGFRDALAFSSNTFYYQLGMAVGPENIAEWGKRLGIGNTSLELLGLQEGSEGFIPTPEDKEKTYGEPWYLGDTVTMSIGQGAVLATPLELAVMVSAIANGGYRVKPHLLADLTKTAKTKPEPTGLKPEAVQVIKEGLIAVVEYGTGQGMNDGSIPLTGGKTGTSEVLGQTSHSLYVTFGPANNPEIAIAVVVENGGYGSKSAAPIAKAMFQTYFSKGTGNREQGTGNGE; encoded by the coding sequence ATGGAGAGCAATTATTCTTGGGGTACGGGTGTTCGTCAGACTGAAATTCCTTTGCGATCGGCTCAAAAACGAGATATCCGTCCTTTACATCGTGCCGTATTATTAATGTTCTTGGCAACTCTGGCAATGGGTTTGCATTCGTTTCGTCTGGTGCAACTGCAATTTGTCGAAGGCGAGAAAAACCGAGAACGCGCCGAGGACAATCGCATTCGCCTGATTCCTGTCCCATCCAATCGGGGTTATATTTTAGATCGCCAGAATAAACCCCTAGCTGCCAATCATTTAACCCGTGCCTTATACATTTGGCCCAAGGAGCAAACACCAGAACAATGGACGAAAATTGCCGCGATGCTGAGTCCAGTTCTGAACATGACTCCTGAACAGATTTTAGCTCCGATTGAAAAGGTGGGGTATCAATCCGCAACTTCCGTGAGAATTAGTCAGTTTTTGACACCCCAGGCTTTTGTTTGGTTAGGAGAAAAATCCGCCGAGTTACCCGGTTTGGAAGTCAGAACCGAATCCAGCCGTTATTATCCCCAAGGGAGCATCGCCTCACAGGTCTTGGGCTATATTGGTGAAGCCACCTCCGAGGAGTTGAAAAAACACCCGCAATGGCCGATGGGGATGGTTGTGGGACAGTTGGGAATTGAAGCGATGGCTAATCAACAACTGTCCGGGGTTTGGGGTTCTCGCTTAATTGAAGTCAATAGCATGAACCAAGAATTACGAGAACTGGGTGAACGCGCCTCTGAAGGGGGAAAAAATGTTAAATTAACCCTTGATTTGGATTTACAAAGAACCGCAGAAACAGCCCTCGGAGATCGTCGAGGGGCGGCTGTGGCGTTAAATCCTAAAACGGGAGAAATTTTGGCAATGGCCAGTAGTCCCCGGTTTGATCCGAATATTTTTACTAAACCCATCAGTCAAAAACAATGGCAAGAACTCCAAGGCGAAGATGATCCGTTTTTAAATCGAGCCCTGCAAGGATATCCACCCGGTAGCACGTTCAAAATTGTGTCCTCGGCGGCTGCTATGGGTTCGGGTAAATTTACTCCAGATTCCGTGCTGGGTACTTATGCTTCGATTACGGTAGGAGGGATTACCTTTAATGAACATAGTGGGGGTTATGGGGTAATTGGCTTTCGAGATGCTCTCGCTTTCAGTAGCAATACGTTTTATTATCAATTGGGAATGGCCGTGGGGCCGGAAAATATTGCCGAATGGGGTAAACGCTTGGGAATTGGGAACACCAGTTTAGAGCTTTTAGGATTACAGGAAGGGTCAGAAGGATTTATCCCCACCCCTGAAGATAAGGAAAAAACCTATGGGGAACCCTGGTATTTGGGGGATACGGTTACGATGTCTATTGGTCAAGGGGCTGTGTTAGCCACGCCGTTAGAGTTGGCGGTGATGGTTTCTGCGATCGCAAATGGCGGTTATCGCGTTAAACCCCATCTATTAGCTGATTTAACCAAAACCGCGAAAACGAAACCGGAACCTACAGGACTCAAACCAGAAGCGGTTCAGGTGATCAAAGAAGGGCTGATTGCTGTGGTTGAGTATGGGACGGGTCAAGGGATGAATGATGGTTCAATTCCTTTAACCGGGGGGAAAACCGGGACTTCGGAAGTATTGGGACAAACCTCTCACTCCCTGTATGTGACCTTTGGGCCTGCTAATAATCCAGAAATTGCGATCGCCGTTGTGGTGGAAAATGGCGGTTATGGCTCAAAATCGGCCGCTCCTATTGCTAAAGCCATGTTTCAAACTTATTTTTCTAAGGGAACAGGGAACAGGGAACAGGGAACAGGGAATGGGGAATAG
- a CDS encoding YlqD family protein: MDNLRQLLLKRPINVKAVVTPRWKEEAQQQLQVQINQIDSELQQLEMNGQRMVAEIKRQSLHPLGPDALQQVENIQVQVNERKSQLLDQKNQHLQQLQQVQTLELEQEVSQGQIESIFTVVEGDNLITKMQVEVLLRDGVIEEIRGDI; this comes from the coding sequence ATGGACAATCTCAGACAATTACTGTTAAAACGACCGATCAACGTGAAAGCGGTGGTCACACCCCGTTGGAAGGAAGAAGCTCAACAGCAACTTCAAGTCCAAATTAATCAAATTGATAGTGAGTTGCAACAGTTAGAAATGAATGGACAACGGATGGTGGCAGAAATTAAACGCCAAAGTCTGCATCCCCTTGGCCCCGACGCATTGCAACAAGTAGAAAATATACAAGTTCAGGTTAATGAACGCAAAAGTCAACTCTTAGATCAGAAAAATCAACACTTGCAACAACTTCAACAAGTTCAAACCTTAGAACTTGAACAAGAAGTCAGTCAGGGACAAATTGAAAGTATCTTTACCGTTGTAGAAGGTGACAATTTGATCACTAAAATGCAAGTGGAAGTTCTTTTACGAGATGGTGTCATTGAAGAAATTCGCGGAGACATTTAA
- a CDS encoding endonuclease/exonuclease/phosphatase family protein translates to MKILTLNLRYDKPDQGNNDWKFRRYAIAKLIQSHDPDIIGTQEGKAHQILDLHRLLPQYQSIGTDQIGNGTGEYCAIFYQIKRFQCIKSKDFWLSDTPNLVGSMSSTWGNSTPKLVSFGVFISRETQQQITVFNTHLDYHSEQSRKLSIPLIQKQLSQVNPENSLLILTGDFNAEPNSEERLALLKPLSNKIKLLDSLSDIPLESQQTFHDFTGEAIAAVDTIYYDHRLPLKSVTIDINQIEDIWPSDHFPVMAEFNSLIATPS, encoded by the coding sequence ATGAAAATTCTAACTTTAAATCTTCGTTATGATAAACCCGATCAAGGTAACAATGACTGGAAGTTTCGCCGTTATGCGATCGCCAAATTAATTCAAAGCCATGACCCGGATATTATTGGAACCCAGGAAGGAAAAGCCCATCAAATTTTAGATTTACATCGATTATTACCCCAATATCAAAGTATTGGGACGGATCAAATTGGTAATGGAACTGGAGAATATTGTGCTATTTTTTATCAAATTAAACGGTTTCAATGTATTAAATCAAAAGATTTCTGGTTAAGTGATACCCCGAACTTAGTGGGGAGTATGAGTTCAACCTGGGGAAATTCTACGCCTAAATTAGTGAGTTTTGGGGTGTTTATTTCCAGAGAAACCCAACAACAAATTACCGTTTTTAATACCCATTTAGATTATCACAGTGAACAATCTCGAAAATTGAGTATTCCGTTAATTCAAAAACAATTGAGTCAAGTTAACCCGGAGAATTCGTTATTAATATTAACCGGAGATTTTAACGCTGAACCCAATAGCGAAGAACGACTAGCTTTATTAAAACCCCTTTCTAATAAAATTAAATTATTAGATAGTTTATCCGATATTCCCTTAGAATCTCAACAAACCTTTCATGATTTTACAGGGGAAGCGATCGCCGCCGTTGATACGATTTATTATGACCATCGTTTACCCTTAAAATCTGTTACCATTGATATTAATCAAATCGAAGATATTTGGCCGTCGGATCATTTTCCGGTGATGGCAGAATTTAATTCCCTTATAGCTACACCTAGTTAG